Proteins encoded by one window of Aphidius gifuensis isolate YNYX2018 linkage group LG2, ASM1490517v1, whole genome shotgun sequence:
- the LOC122848509 gene encoding acidic phospholipase A2 PA4 isoform X3, translating to MMCIMMLMMMMILGLSSSINASVLVADNTMSRMVELNADAPFCSLYTDRGVIQRMILSTDPKKVRQMSANLVADLEETCKELNKGKNQTPGGGLIYPGTKWCGPGTTAQSYDDLGPEHRNEDYCCREHDHCQNVINPDQCIHGICNNSPFTRSHCDCDAKFRRCLQNLNTEVANTLGALFFNVIQVICFKERRPCSQWQKIGYGEDESNHLCSMYKFRPSEKYVPLMPLNLNM from the exons atgTGCataatgatgctgatgatgatgatgatacttgGTTTGTCGTCAAGTATAAATGCAAGTGTTCTTGTTGCTGATAATACAATGTCAAGAATGGTTGAATTAAATGCTGATGCACCATTTTGTTCATTGTACACTGATCGTGGTGTTATACAAAGAATGATATTAAGTACTGATCCAAAAAAAGTCAGACAAATGTCAGCAAATCTTGTTGCTGATCTGGAAGAGACATGCAAAGAATTGAACAAAGgaaag aatCAAACACCAGGTGGTGGACTTATTTATCCAGGTACAAAATGGTGTGGACCTGGTACAACAGCTCAGTCATATGATGATCTTGGACCAGAACATAGAAATGAAGATTATTGTTGTCGTGAACATGATCATTGTCAAAATGTCATTAATCCAGATCAGTGTATTCATGGTATATGCAATAATTCACCATTTACAAGATCACACTGTGATTGTGATGCTAAATTTCGTAGatgtttacaaaatttaaatacagaaGTTGCTAATACACTTGGagcattatttttcaatgtcataCAAGTTATTTGTTTCAAGGAGAGACGTCCATGTTCACAGTGGCAAAA aaTTGGATATGGTGAAGATGAGTCAAATCATCTGTGTTCTATGTACAAGTTTCGACCAAGCGAAAAATACGTTCCATTGATGCCGCTTAATTTGAACATGTGA
- the LOC122848509 gene encoding phospholipase A2 isoform X2, translating into MCIMMLMMMMILGLSSSINASVLVADNTMSRMVELNADAPFCSLYTDRGVIQRMILSTDPKKVRQMSANLVADLEETCKELNKGKNQTPGGGLIYPGTKWCGPGTTAQSYDDLGPEHRNEDYCCREHDHCQNVINPDQCIHGICNNSPFTRSHCDCDAKFRRCLQNLNTEVANTLGALFFNVIQVICFKERRPCSQWQNNILEWRTNPRYHSTVYTHDWTLSKFIRRIFNMILKLIRGTVQLLREKFNNSLFRS; encoded by the exons atgTGCataatgatgctgatgatgatgatgatacttgGTTTGTCGTCAAGTATAAATGCAAGTGTTCTTGTTGCTGATAATACAATGTCAAGAATGGTTGAATTAAATGCTGATGCACCATTTTGTTCATTGTACACTGATCGTGGTGTTATACAAAGAATGATATTAAGTACTGATCCAAAAAAAGTCAGACAAATGTCAGCAAATCTTGTTGCTGATCTGGAAGAGACATGCAAAGAATTGAACAAAGgaaag aatCAAACACCAGGTGGTGGACTTATTTATCCAGGTACAAAATGGTGTGGACCTGGTACAACAGCTCAGTCATATGATGATCTTGGACCAGAACATAGAAATGAAGATTATTGTTGTCGTGAACATGATCATTGTCAAAATGTCATTAATCCAGATCAGTGTATTCATGGTATATGCAATAATTCACCATTTACAAGATCACACTGTGATTGTGATGCTAAATTTCGTAGatgtttacaaaatttaaatacagaaGTTGCTAATACACTTGGagcattatttttcaatgtcataCAAGTTATTTGTTTCAAGGAGAGACGTCCATGTTCACAGTGGCAAAA tAATATTTTGGAATGGCGGACAAACCCAAGATATCATTCAACAGTGTATACTCATGATTGgacattatcaaaatttattcgtagaatttttaatatgatactTAAATTAATCAGAGGAACAGTCCAATTGTTACgtgaaaaattcaacaatagtCTCTTCAGAtcat aa
- the LOC122848509 gene encoding phospholipase A2 isoform X1, which yields MMCIMMLMMMMILGLSSSINASVLVADNTMSRMVELNADAPFCSLYTDRGVIQRMILSTDPKKVRQMSANLVADLEETCKELNKGKNQTPGGGLIYPGTKWCGPGTTAQSYDDLGPEHRNEDYCCREHDHCQNVINPDQCIHGICNNSPFTRSHCDCDAKFRRCLQNLNTEVANTLGALFFNVIQVICFKERRPCSQWQNNILEWRTNPRYHSTVYTHDWTLSKFIRRIFNMILKLIRGTVQLLREKFNNSLFRS from the exons atgTGCataatgatgctgatgatgatgatgatacttgGTTTGTCGTCAAGTATAAATGCAAGTGTTCTTGTTGCTGATAATACAATGTCAAGAATGGTTGAATTAAATGCTGATGCACCATTTTGTTCATTGTACACTGATCGTGGTGTTATACAAAGAATGATATTAAGTACTGATCCAAAAAAAGTCAGACAAATGTCAGCAAATCTTGTTGCTGATCTGGAAGAGACATGCAAAGAATTGAACAAAGgaaag aatCAAACACCAGGTGGTGGACTTATTTATCCAGGTACAAAATGGTGTGGACCTGGTACAACAGCTCAGTCATATGATGATCTTGGACCAGAACATAGAAATGAAGATTATTGTTGTCGTGAACATGATCATTGTCAAAATGTCATTAATCCAGATCAGTGTATTCATGGTATATGCAATAATTCACCATTTACAAGATCACACTGTGATTGTGATGCTAAATTTCGTAGatgtttacaaaatttaaatacagaaGTTGCTAATACACTTGGagcattatttttcaatgtcataCAAGTTATTTGTTTCAAGGAGAGACGTCCATGTTCACAGTGGCAAAA tAATATTTTGGAATGGCGGACAAACCCAAGATATCATTCAACAGTGTATACTCATGATTGgacattatcaaaatttattcgtagaatttttaatatgatactTAAATTAATCAGAGGAACAGTCCAATTGTTACgtgaaaaattcaacaatagtCTCTTCAGAtcat aa
- the LOC122848507 gene encoding NAD-dependent protein deacylase Sirt4-like, with amino-acid sequence MCVIKVLLMKIKRSSNVQLSRILGNSQNFSSLVFVPKCEPANDNDLSRLEDYLKNTGNICVLTGAGISTESGIPDYRSQGVGLYATSITRPTLYQDFCKSEQVRRRYWARNYIGWPRFSSVQPNVTHRTLKYLEDIGLVTGIVTQNVDGLHTKAGSKNIIELHGTGFKVMCLNCDNKIDRKLLQIKLDKLNSSIKHVSKIIRPDGDVELSNEIVNDFILPPCENCGGILKPDIVFFGDNVAKKVVDSVRNIVTKSDGLLVLGTSLTTFSGYRIILQAIEENKKVAIVNIGETRADKHASVKLESRCGEVLKKLYPNIQFDNNSNQHF; translated from the exons ATGTGTGTCATCAAagtgttgttgatgaaaataaaacgtTCTTCAAATGTGCAACTATCTAGGATACTTG GTAATAGCCAGAACTTTTCAAGTCTTGTATTTGTGCCAAAATGTGAGCCAGCAAATGACAATGATCTCAGTAGATTGgaggattatttaaaaaatacaggaAATATTTGTGTATTAACTGGTGCTGGTATATCAACAGAGAGTGGAATTCCTGATTACAGATCTCAGGGTGTTGGATTGTATGCAACCAGTATAACAAGACCAACATTGTATCAAGATTTTTGTAAGAGTGAGCAAGTACGAAGAAGATACTGGGCGAGAAATTACATTGGTTGGCCAAg GTTTTCAAGTGTTCAGCCAAATGTAACTCATCGAACTTTAAAATATCTAGAAGATATTGGTCTTGTTACTGGTATTGTAACACAAAATGTTGATGGACTACATACAAAAGCAGGaagtaaaaatatcattgaattaCATGGTACAGGATTTAAGGTGATGTGTCTtaattgtgataataaaattgatagaaaattattacaaataaaacttgataaattaaattcatcaataaaacaTGTTAGCAAAATAATAAGACCAGATGGTGATGTTGAATTGTCAAATGAAattgtcaatgattttatattaccACCATGTGAAAATTGTGGTGGTATATTAAAACctgatattgtattttttggtGATAATGTTGCTAAGAAAGTTGTTGATAGTGTTAGAAATATTGTTACTAAATCAGATGGATTACTTGTACTTGGTACATCATTAACAACATTTTCAGGATACAGAATAATATTACAAGCAATtgaagagaataaaaaagttgCTATTGTTAATATTGGAGAAACAAGAGCTGATAAACATGCTAGTGTAAAACTTGAAAGTAGATGTGgagaagttttaaaaaaattatatccaaatattcaatttgataataattcaaatcaacatttttaa